One segment of Yersinia kristensenii DNA contains the following:
- the ccmI gene encoding c-type cytochrome biogenesis protein CcmI — MAFWLIVIILLAVAGALLVIPALRPETNSPVTTRDELNKAIYQDRLSELAEDEAQGVLEQRPELIQELQQNLLTDIPPESTENVSPINRWVLLPGVVILVVVSVGLYLKTGGLPQVQAWHQVEAQMPELRARVANERAEPLTMEEVARLGLGLRTSLQQDTRNVNDWMMLGRVGMALNNATTATQAFAKAYQLAPDNDDVRFGYAEVLTRSNDPQDNQLATKMLRTLVGQDHTNLRAMSLLAFNAFEQGDFKQAIGAWEVMLKLLPAGDSRTEVIKRSIAQAKSQAGQETATLEIAVSLSPEAAQKLPQQGALIISVTDGSNPVPVAVKQLPLSRFPLSVTLNDSNAMMPERLLSSLQQVKVRVRISLDGTVNSQSGDWFGESGVQDFAAKGQRQTINVQINKQIP, encoded by the coding sequence ATGGCTTTTTGGCTGATAGTGATTATTTTGCTGGCGGTCGCGGGTGCTTTGTTGGTGATTCCGGCGCTGCGACCAGAGACGAATTCACCGGTGACCACCCGAGATGAACTGAATAAAGCGATTTACCAAGATCGGTTATCTGAGTTGGCTGAGGATGAAGCCCAAGGGGTGCTGGAGCAGCGGCCTGAATTGATTCAGGAGTTGCAACAAAACCTGCTGACAGATATTCCACCAGAATCTACTGAAAATGTCAGCCCGATCAACCGCTGGGTTTTACTGCCGGGTGTGGTGATTTTGGTGGTGGTTTCGGTCGGGCTATATCTGAAAACCGGTGGCTTGCCGCAAGTGCAAGCGTGGCATCAGGTTGAAGCACAAATGCCCGAATTACGGGCCAGAGTGGCTAATGAGCGGGCTGAGCCCCTGACGATGGAGGAAGTCGCCCGTTTGGGGCTGGGATTACGCACCTCGCTGCAACAAGATACGCGTAATGTGAATGATTGGATGATGCTGGGCCGAGTGGGCATGGCACTGAATAACGCCACGACCGCCACGCAAGCTTTTGCTAAAGCTTATCAACTTGCGCCCGATAATGATGACGTCAGGTTCGGCTATGCTGAAGTGCTGACTCGTTCCAATGATCCGCAGGATAATCAACTGGCAACCAAGATGCTCCGCACCCTGGTTGGACAGGATCACACCAACTTACGCGCGATGAGTTTATTAGCTTTTAATGCTTTTGAGCAGGGCGATTTTAAACAAGCCATTGGCGCGTGGGAAGTTATGCTAAAATTGCTGCCTGCGGGTGATTCTCGCACAGAAGTTATAAAACGCAGTATTGCGCAAGCGAAATCACAGGCCGGGCAGGAAACAGCTACACTGGAAATAGCGGTCTCATTGTCACCAGAGGCGGCTCAGAAATTGCCCCAGCAGGGTGCACTGATTATCTCGGTAACGGATGGTTCAAACCCAGTCCCGGTCGCGGTAAAACAGCTGCCTTTGAGTCGATTTCCGCTATCAGTAACACTCAATGATAGCAATGCAATGATGCCGGAGCGGTTGCTCTCTTCATTGCAACAGGTGAAAGTGCGTGTCCGTATTTCACTGGACGGCACTGTGAATTCGCAGTCAGGTGACTGGTTTGGTGAAAGCGGCGTGCAGGATTTCGCTGCGAAGGGGCAACGCCAAACTATTAATGTTCAAATAAATAAACAAATCCCTTAA
- a CDS encoding cytochrome c-type biogenesis protein, protein MRFFNLALGLILSWSIFATNAFAAIDTYTFSSVEQEQQYRELTEQLRCPKCQNNSIADSNATIAADMRGKVYELMQQGNSKPQIIDYMVARYGNFVTYEPPVTPATLILWVGPALFVLIGAIIVVLRARRRVEKDAALSPQEQQRLQTLLAEQEATVKKQISAQHKKTNRKQP, encoded by the coding sequence ATGAGATTTTTCAACTTGGCACTCGGCTTGATATTGAGCTGGAGTATTTTTGCGACCAATGCTTTTGCAGCCATTGATACTTACACTTTTAGCTCGGTGGAGCAGGAACAGCAGTATCGCGAGTTAACCGAGCAGCTGCGCTGCCCTAAATGCCAAAACAACAGTATTGCTGATTCCAATGCCACCATTGCCGCTGATATGCGCGGCAAGGTGTATGAACTGATGCAACAGGGCAATTCCAAACCGCAAATCATTGATTATATGGTGGCCCGATACGGCAATTTTGTTACCTATGAGCCACCTGTAACCCCTGCAACCTTGATTTTGTGGGTCGGCCCGGCATTGTTTGTACTGATAGGCGCAATCATTGTGGTGCTGCGCGCCCGGCGGCGGGTGGAGAAAGACGCCGCGCTTTCGCCGCAAGAGCAACAGCGGTTACAGACTTTGCTGGCTGAACAAGAAGCTACTGTTAAAAAACAGATCTCGGCTCAACACAAAAAGACGAACAGGAAACAACCATAA
- a CDS encoding DsbE family thiol:disulfide interchange protein — protein MKSQSSFNKLMFIPLVLFLLLVVAFLVQLTRNANGDDPTMLESALIGKPVPTFKLESLEKTGETFDQSVLHDGKPMLLNVWATWCPTCRAEHEYLNKLAAQGIRVVGLNYKDDRAKAVQWLNALGNPYALSLYDGDGMLGLDLGVYGAPETFLIDGQGIIRYRHAGDLNDRVWQQEILPLYKKYQGGA, from the coding sequence ATGAAATCTCAATCTTCATTCAATAAGCTGATGTTCATTCCGCTGGTGCTATTTTTGCTGTTGGTGGTGGCTTTTCTGGTGCAACTGACCCGCAATGCTAATGGCGATGACCCCACGATGCTGGAGTCGGCGCTGATTGGCAAACCGGTGCCGACGTTTAAACTGGAATCCCTTGAAAAAACAGGGGAAACCTTTGATCAGTCGGTATTGCATGATGGCAAACCGATGCTACTCAATGTGTGGGCGACTTGGTGCCCGACTTGCCGTGCCGAGCATGAATATCTGAATAAGCTGGCTGCGCAGGGGATCCGGGTGGTGGGGTTGAACTATAAAGATGACCGGGCCAAAGCCGTCCAGTGGCTCAATGCTCTGGGTAATCCTTACGCGCTGAGTTTGTATGATGGCGATGGCATGCTGGGGCTGGATTTGGGGGTTTATGGCGCACCGGAAACTTTCTTGATTGATGGGCAAGGTATCATTCGTTATCGCCATGCCGGTGACCTCAATGATCGCGTCTGGCAGCAGGAAATTCTGCCGCTGTATAAAAAGTATCAGGGGGGCGCATGA
- a CDS encoding heme lyase CcmF/NrfE family subunit: MIPEIGGFLLCLALALSLLLSLYPQWGAARQDARMMATGRPLTYGMFATIALSFLCLVYAFVVNDFTVSYVAANSNSHLPVYFRIAATWGAHEGSLLLWVLLLSCWSLAVALFSRSMPDDAVARVLSVLGMITGGFLLFIILTSNPFNRTLPDFPIDGNDLNPLLQDVGLIFHPPLLYMGYVGFSVAFAFAIASLMAGRLDSAWARWSRPWTQAAWVFLTMGIVLGSAWAYYELGWGGWWFWDPVENASFMPWLAGTALIHSLAVTEKRGTFKAWTVLLAITAFSLCLMGTFLVRSGVLVSVHSFASDPARGMFILAYLVIVIGGSLLLYAVKGAQVRSRTQHEVFSRETFLLGNNVLLIAAMLVVLLGTLLPLVHKQLGLGSISIGEPFFNTMFTWLMAPMALLMGIGPLVRWRRDEPSKLYKRLGVALVVTLLLSILVPWLLQDTIAGMTVVGLMMAIWVIILTVMELHERATHRHGFWRGLSHLSRSHWGMVLGHLGVAVTVIGIAFSQNYSVERDVRMKAGDSIDIHDYHFVFRDVHDIKGPNYTGGVGIIDVTRNGKPEATLHAEKRYYSVARSMMTEAAIDGGLTRDLYAALGEELDDGSWAVRLYYKPFVRWIWYGGVFMAIGGIFCMFDPRYRMSKKLKRGAATEAE, encoded by the coding sequence ATGATTCCTGAAATAGGTGGTTTCTTATTATGTCTGGCACTGGCTCTCTCGCTATTGCTGAGTTTGTATCCGCAATGGGGGGCCGCGCGTCAAGATGCGCGCATGATGGCAACCGGTAGGCCATTGACCTACGGTATGTTTGCCACTATTGCGCTTTCATTTCTCTGTTTGGTATATGCGTTTGTGGTGAATGATTTCACCGTCTCTTATGTAGCAGCCAACTCGAATTCACATCTGCCGGTCTATTTCCGCATTGCCGCAACCTGGGGCGCGCACGAAGGGTCACTACTGCTGTGGGTATTGCTGCTCAGTTGTTGGTCATTGGCGGTGGCGCTGTTTAGCCGCTCGATGCCGGATGATGCCGTTGCCCGTGTGTTGTCGGTGTTGGGGATGATTACGGGCGGCTTCCTGCTGTTTATTATTCTGACCTCGAACCCCTTTAACCGCACCTTGCCGGACTTCCCGATTGATGGCAACGATTTAAACCCGCTATTGCAAGATGTCGGGCTGATTTTCCATCCGCCATTGCTCTATATGGGGTATGTCGGTTTCTCGGTGGCATTTGCTTTTGCTATTGCTTCTTTAATGGCGGGGCGGCTGGATAGCGCCTGGGCTCGCTGGTCACGCCCGTGGACTCAGGCCGCATGGGTCTTCCTGACCATGGGGATCGTGCTGGGCTCGGCTTGGGCTTATTATGAACTGGGCTGGGGCGGCTGGTGGTTTTGGGATCCGGTAGAAAATGCTTCCTTTATGCCATGGTTGGCTGGCACGGCGCTGATTCATTCATTGGCTGTCACCGAGAAGCGCGGAACATTCAAGGCCTGGACGGTATTACTGGCCATTACCGCGTTTTCTTTGTGCTTGATGGGGACATTCCTGGTGCGCTCCGGCGTGTTGGTTTCGGTGCATTCTTTTGCTTCTGACCCCGCGCGCGGTATGTTTATTTTGGCGTATTTAGTGATTGTCATCGGCGGCTCCTTACTCTTGTATGCGGTGAAAGGTGCACAAGTTCGCAGCCGGACTCAACATGAAGTGTTCTCGCGCGAGACTTTCCTGCTGGGTAATAACGTGCTGCTCATTGCGGCGATGTTGGTGGTCTTGCTCGGCACTTTGCTGCCATTAGTCCACAAACAGCTTGGATTGGGCAGTATCTCCATTGGCGAACCTTTCTTTAATACCATGTTTACCTGGTTGATGGCCCCGATGGCGCTATTAATGGGGATTGGCCCCTTGGTTCGCTGGCGTCGCGATGAGCCGAGCAAGCTTTATAAGCGCTTGGGTGTTGCGCTGGTGGTTACCTTGCTGCTGTCAATATTGGTGCCGTGGTTGCTGCAAGATACTATCGCCGGTATGACTGTGGTCGGGCTGATGATGGCTATCTGGGTAATTATTCTCACTGTGATGGAATTGCATGAGCGCGCCACTCACCGTCATGGCTTCTGGCGCGGTCTGAGCCACCTTTCCCGCAGCCATTGGGGGATGGTGCTAGGGCACCTTGGGGTGGCCGTGACCGTGATTGGGATCGCCTTCAGCCAGAATTACAGTGTCGAGCGCGATGTGCGCATGAAAGCCGGTGATAGCATCGATATCCACGATTATCACTTTGTATTCCGCGATGTTCACGACATTAAAGGGCCGAACTATACCGGCGGTGTCGGCATTATTGATGTCACCCGCAATGGCAAACCCGAAGCCACCTTACATGCCGAAAAGCGCTATTACAGTGTGGCCCGCTCAATGATGACGGAAGCGGCTATTGATGGCGGCTTGACGCGCGATCTGTATGCTGCGTTAGGTGAAGAGCTGGATGACGGTTCATGGGCGGTGCGCTTGTATTACAAGCCATTTGTCCGCTGGATTTGGTATGGCGGGGTGTTTATGGCCATCGGCGGTATTTTCTGTATGTTTGATCCCCGCTATCGGATGAGTAAAAAATTAAAACGCGGCGCGGCAACGGAGGCTGAATAA
- the ccmE gene encoding cytochrome c maturation protein CcmE, whose product MNPRRKSRLYLAIVVLIGIGLTTTLVLYALRANIDLFYTPGEILQGKGERHEKPEIGQRLRIGGMVMPGSVKRDDKTLEMSFKVYDARGAVTVTYTGILPDLFREGQGVVAQGVFAENNTINAKEVLAKHDEKYTPPEVKEAMKENHTRPAEAYNSAASEGNAS is encoded by the coding sequence GTGAATCCACGTAGAAAAAGTCGGCTCTATTTGGCGATTGTGGTGCTGATCGGCATCGGTTTGACCACCACTTTGGTGCTGTATGCGCTGCGGGCTAATATCGATTTGTTTTATACCCCAGGTGAAATTTTGCAGGGCAAGGGCGAGCGTCATGAGAAGCCGGAAATCGGTCAGCGCTTGCGTATTGGCGGCATGGTGATGCCGGGGTCGGTGAAGCGCGATGACAAAACGTTGGAAATGAGTTTCAAAGTTTATGATGCCCGCGGTGCTGTCACCGTGACTTACACCGGCATCTTGCCTGATTTGTTCCGTGAGGGGCAGGGCGTGGTGGCACAAGGGGTCTTTGCTGAAAATAACACTATCAATGCCAAAGAAGTCTTGGCAAAACATGATGAAAAATATACCCCACCGGAAGTCAAAGAGGCGATGAAAGAAAATCATACCCGCCCGGCAGAGGCCTATAACAGCGCCGCGAGTGAGGGCAATGCTTCATGA
- the ccmD gene encoding heme exporter protein CcmD: MNPAFHSWAAFFAMGGYAFYVWLAVAATLLSLLGLWAHTLWQHKQLLADIQRREAREQRIRQANQTPTQQAKNVAHSQEKIQ, from the coding sequence ATGAATCCAGCCTTTCATTCTTGGGCGGCATTTTTTGCCATGGGCGGTTATGCCTTTTATGTCTGGCTGGCGGTAGCCGCGACTTTACTGTCACTGTTGGGCCTGTGGGCACATACCCTATGGCAGCACAAACAGTTATTAGCGGATATTCAGCGCCGTGAGGCGAGAGAGCAACGTATTCGCCAGGCAAATCAGACCCCGACTCAGCAAGCCAAAAATGTGGCCCATTCGCAGGAGAAAATACAGTGA
- a CDS encoding heme ABC transporter permease: MWKWFHQFAKPERIYQLCGRFTPWLATGAAVCLMVGWVWGFGFAPSDYQQGNSFRIMYLHVPAAIWSMGIYMSMAIAAFVGLIWQMKMSDNLVAAMAPVGAVFTFIALVTGSAWGKPMWGTWWIWDARLTSELVLLFLYLGVIALYNAFDDRKLAGRAAGILVLVGVVNIPIIHFSVVWWNTLHQGSTNMQQSIDPSMRSPLRWAIFGYLFFFITLTLMRLRNLILQQERHRPWVAALLRKEPRV, encoded by the coding sequence ATGTGGAAATGGTTTCATCAATTCGCTAAACCCGAGCGCATCTATCAACTGTGTGGCCGATTTACTCCATGGCTGGCAACTGGGGCTGCTGTCTGCCTGATGGTGGGGTGGGTGTGGGGATTTGGTTTCGCTCCATCGGATTACCAGCAAGGTAATAGCTTCCGTATCATGTACTTGCATGTTCCTGCAGCAATTTGGTCGATGGGCATTTATATGTCGATGGCTATCGCAGCCTTTGTCGGTTTGATCTGGCAAATGAAAATGTCCGATAACCTGGTTGCGGCTATGGCCCCGGTGGGCGCGGTGTTTACCTTTATTGCTTTGGTCACCGGTTCGGCCTGGGGTAAACCCATGTGGGGGACTTGGTGGATCTGGGATGCACGGCTGACTTCTGAGTTGGTGCTATTGTTCCTTTATCTGGGGGTGATCGCCCTGTATAACGCCTTCGACGACCGCAAATTGGCCGGGCGGGCAGCCGGTATTTTAGTGCTGGTCGGCGTGGTCAATATCCCCATTATTCATTTCTCTGTCGTATGGTGGAACACTTTGCATCAGGGGTCGACCAACATGCAGCAAAGTATTGACCCAAGTATGCGCTCACCCTTGCGTTGGGCCATTTTTGGCTATCTCTTCTTCTTTATCACTCTGACATTAATGCGCTTGCGCAATCTGATTTTGCAGCAAGAGCGCCATCGCCCTTGGGTTGCCGCTTTGTTGCGTAAGGAGCCTCGTGTATGA
- the ccmB gene encoding heme exporter protein CcmB: MFISVLRRELKIAFRKGAEIVNPLWFFLIVITLFPLGIGPEPQLLARIAPGIVWVAALLASLLSLERLFRDDFYDGSLEQFLLLPSPLALTVLGKVCAHWVVTGLPLLILSPLVALLLSLDSNTAIAMALTLLLGTPTLSFIGAIGVALTVGLRKGGVLLSLLVLPLYIPVLIFATAAIDAASMSLPIDGYLAILGAMLAGSVTLAPFATAAALRVSVH, translated from the coding sequence ATGTTTATTAGCGTGTTGCGCCGTGAATTGAAAATAGCCTTCAGAAAAGGCGCAGAAATTGTTAATCCGCTCTGGTTTTTTCTGATTGTTATCACTTTGTTTCCACTGGGCATTGGCCCAGAACCACAATTATTGGCGCGCATTGCCCCTGGTATTGTCTGGGTCGCAGCATTATTGGCATCATTATTATCACTGGAACGGCTGTTCCGTGATGATTTCTATGATGGTTCTCTTGAGCAGTTTCTGTTGTTACCCAGCCCGCTGGCACTCACGGTGTTAGGCAAAGTGTGTGCTCACTGGGTTGTTACCGGGCTACCTTTACTGATTTTATCGCCGCTGGTCGCGTTGTTGCTTTCCCTCGACAGCAATACCGCCATTGCGATGGCGCTTACGTTGCTACTGGGGACGCCGACCTTAAGTTTTATCGGGGCCATTGGTGTCGCGCTGACGGTGGGATTACGCAAAGGCGGGGTTCTGCTGAGTTTATTGGTGTTGCCGTTGTATATCCCGGTATTGATATTTGCCACTGCGGCCATTGATGCCGCGTCCATGTCGCTGCCTATTGATGGCTATCTGGCGATTTTGGGGGCGATGTTAGCAGGAAGCGTGACACTGGCGCCTTTTGCTACCGCCGCTGCATTGAGAGTAAGTGTGCACTAG
- the ccmA gene encoding cytochrome c biogenesis heme-transporting ATPase CcmA, translated as MLEAKDLSCIRDERSLFQQLNFCVAAGEIVQVEGQNGAGKTSLLRILAGLADADEGQVKWRGENIRRDRARYHQDLLFLGHQTGIKSVLTPFENLAFYQSVFQPVDSAAIWQSLSQVGLVGYEDLPVSQLSAGQQRRVALARLWLSQAPLWILDEPLTAIDKQGVSTLLALFVKHAAKGGMVLLTTHQDLDGVGQQVRKIRLTNTQEN; from the coding sequence ATGCTGGAAGCTAAAGATTTGAGCTGCATCCGAGATGAAAGGAGCTTATTCCAACAGCTCAATTTTTGCGTGGCTGCGGGGGAAATTGTGCAGGTGGAGGGGCAAAACGGGGCGGGTAAAACCAGCCTGTTGCGTATTCTGGCGGGATTGGCCGATGCCGACGAAGGACAGGTTAAATGGCGGGGAGAAAACATCCGCCGCGACCGCGCCCGCTATCATCAGGATTTATTATTTTTAGGCCATCAGACAGGAATTAAGTCTGTACTGACCCCTTTTGAGAATTTGGCATTTTATCAGTCGGTTTTTCAACCGGTTGATAGCGCTGCAATCTGGCAGTCATTGTCTCAAGTTGGGCTGGTGGGATATGAAGATTTACCGGTATCGCAGTTGTCCGCCGGCCAGCAGCGGCGGGTGGCTTTAGCCCGTTTGTGGTTGAGTCAGGCGCCGTTATGGATTTTGGATGAACCATTGACTGCGATAGATAAGCAGGGCGTGAGCACTTTGTTGGCTCTGTTTGTGAAACATGCCGCCAAAGGGGGCATGGTGCTGCTCACCACCCATCAGGATTTGGATGGTGTCGGGCAGCAGGTGCGTAAAATCCGTTTAACCAACACGCAGGAGAATTAA
- a CDS encoding formate/nitrite transporter family protein, with protein MSNEKQPQDKGDLKAENDGQHEVQEIEVNEKNLPSKAAAIHEIIRVDGEKELERDSFALLWSAVAAGLSMGASLIAKGIFHAKLPDTPASFLLENIGYTFGFIIVIMARQQLFTENTVTPVLPIMQKPSRQNFILLFRLWGLVLLGNLIGTGIAAYSFIHMPIFDDATRAAFVSIAQGVMESSPGEMFAKGIFSGWIIATLVWMMPSAGAAKIGVIFLMTYLVALCDLTHIVVGSVEIFYLVFNGSIPWQQFIYPFALPTLAGNIIGGTFIFALISHAQIRSDMTHKPKKSDKVDKSASSPHE; from the coding sequence ATGAGTAATGAAAAACAGCCTCAGGATAAGGGTGATTTAAAAGCGGAAAATGATGGGCAGCATGAAGTGCAGGAAATAGAAGTGAATGAAAAGAATCTCCCCTCCAAAGCCGCAGCTATTCATGAAATTATTCGAGTCGACGGCGAAAAAGAGTTAGAGCGCGACAGCTTTGCACTGCTATGGTCGGCGGTCGCTGCGGGGCTTTCGATGGGAGCATCCCTGATTGCCAAAGGCATTTTTCACGCAAAATTGCCGGATACTCCGGCCAGTTTTCTGCTGGAAAATATCGGTTATACCTTTGGTTTTATTATTGTCATTATGGCCCGCCAACAACTCTTTACTGAGAATACCGTCACGCCGGTGCTGCCAATAATGCAAAAACCCAGCCGCCAAAACTTCATCCTGCTATTTCGGCTCTGGGGTTTGGTGTTATTGGGCAATCTGATTGGCACAGGGATAGCGGCTTATTCCTTTATTCATATGCCAATATTTGACGATGCCACGCGTGCGGCATTTGTCAGTATTGCTCAAGGAGTAATGGAGAGTTCTCCGGGGGAGATGTTTGCTAAAGGAATATTTTCTGGCTGGATCATTGCCACGCTGGTGTGGATGATGCCCTCCGCTGGGGCCGCCAAAATAGGGGTTATTTTCCTGATGACCTATTTAGTGGCTTTATGTGACCTAACCCATATTGTGGTCGGCTCGGTGGAGATCTTCTATTTGGTATTTAACGGTTCAATACCCTGGCAGCAATTTATTTATCCTTTCGCCCTCCCGACACTAGCGGGTAATATTATCGGCGGCACCTTCATTTTTGCCCTGATAAGTCATGCGCAGATCCGTAGTGATATGACCCATAAACCTAAAAAAAGTGACAAGGTAGACAAGAGCGCATCTTCACCCCATGAATAG
- a CDS encoding MetQ/NlpA family ABC transporter substrate-binding protein, translated as MIVLSNVSKIFNSNSGQVLAVDAVNLQIQTGQIYGIVGYSGAGKSTLIRLFNGLEQPTSGSILIAGNDISSAKGNALRQARLNISMVFQHFNLLWSRTVSENIAFSLEIAGASKTQIKNRVAELIALVGLQGRENAYPSQLSGGHNNEGDAVVINANYAIDAGLNPTKDPIAVESGEDNPYANIITVHKDDVNKPEIKALVNVLHSKEIQDFIREKYQGAVIPVNQ; from the coding sequence ATGATCGTTCTTTCGAATGTATCCAAAATTTTTAATAGCAACAGTGGGCAGGTGCTTGCGGTAGATGCCGTGAATCTGCAAATTCAAACTGGGCAAATTTATGGCATTGTTGGCTACAGTGGTGCAGGGAAAAGCACCTTAATTCGTTTATTTAATGGGCTAGAGCAGCCTACATCAGGATCTATTCTGATCGCCGGTAATGATATCAGTAGCGCAAAAGGTAATGCGTTGCGGCAGGCACGTTTAAATATCAGCATGGTATTTCAGCACTTTAATTTACTGTGGTCACGGACAGTCAGTGAGAATATTGCATTTTCACTGGAGATTGCCGGTGCAAGCAAAACCCAAATCAAAAACAGAGTCGCAGAATTAATTGCATTAGTTGGTTTACAAGGACGGGAAAATGCCTATCCCTCACAATTAAGTGGTGGGCATAATAACGAAGGCGATGCCGTGGTAATTAATGCAAACTACGCGATTGATGCCGGTTTAAATCCAACTAAAGATCCTATTGCAGTTGAAAGTGGCGAAGACAATCCATATGCCAATATCATTACTGTGCATAAAGATGATGTCAATAAACCTGAGATTAAAGCACTGGTCAATGTCTTACACTCAAAAGAAATTCAGGACTTTATCCGTGAGAAATATCAGGGTGCAGTAATCCCGGTTAATCAATAA
- a CDS encoding zinc ribbon domain-containing protein YjdM, which translates to MMGLPNCPKCSSEYTWQEGEKLNCPECGHEWSENSDSATADEGLVVRDANGNLLADGDAVTVVKDLKVKGSSSTLKIGTKVKSIRLVEGDHNIDCKIDGFGPMKLKSEFVKKS; encoded by the coding sequence GTGATGGGTTTACCAAATTGTCCGAAATGCAGTTCCGAATATACATGGCAGGAAGGGGAAAAACTAAATTGCCCAGAATGTGGTCATGAGTGGTCGGAAAATAGCGATTCCGCAACAGCCGATGAAGGCTTGGTAGTGCGTGATGCCAATGGTAATTTACTGGCTGACGGTGATGCGGTAACTGTCGTTAAAGACCTAAAAGTAAAAGGTAGCTCTTCAACCCTGAAAATCGGAACCAAAGTGAAAAGCATCCGCTTGGTTGAAGGTGACCACAATATCGATTGTAAAATTGATGGATTCGGCCCGATGAAGCTGAAATCTGAGTTTGTGAAGAAAAGCTAA
- a CDS encoding DUF1543 domain-containing protein — translation MFLYMFYLGGNAKKSNIEVHDIQFVAAQKPEDAWPALREAWFGDPDKVHIDGYARITWADGYAITLSDTPPIGSNKLFFVNVGAYHPSALAELHAFDLFVASNAQQAKAKGLATLLNGAQQQHKDNLKEVDDYLLLDKVDNLYVHLTPLENGEHFRPEWQGYQPIGI, via the coding sequence GTGTTTTTATATATGTTTTATCTCGGTGGCAATGCTAAAAAGTCCAATATTGAGGTTCACGATATCCAATTTGTGGCCGCTCAAAAACCGGAAGACGCCTGGCCAGCTTTGAGGGAAGCTTGGTTCGGTGACCCAGATAAAGTCCATATTGATGGATATGCGCGCATCACTTGGGCCGATGGCTATGCAATCACCCTTTCTGATACGCCCCCCATTGGCAGCAATAAGCTATTTTTTGTCAATGTCGGCGCTTACCACCCTTCAGCGCTTGCGGAGTTACACGCTTTCGACCTGTTTGTGGCGAGTAATGCCCAACAAGCCAAAGCAAAAGGACTGGCAACACTGCTTAATGGTGCGCAACAGCAGCATAAAGACAATCTTAAGGAGGTCGATGACTACCTGCTACTGGACAAGGTTGATAACCTTTATGTACATCTAACTCCGTTAGAAAATGGCGAGCACTTCAGGCCAGAATGGCAAGGTTATCAACCTATTGGCATTTGA